The Acipenser ruthenus chromosome 37, fAciRut3.2 maternal haplotype, whole genome shotgun sequence genome has a window encoding:
- the LOC117966449 gene encoding chromaffin granule amine transporter-like isoform X2 codes for MPCFNPLQWLRESRTLVLVVVFVALLLDNMLLTVVVPIIPSFLYATELKSVNDSLTHNTTSAPGQAGYEAATFSSVISYYDNTTIILTDDTVNSTSRDFSRTVNGSLLTEEGSAVRDRDCVKNNDILMEENVRVGLLFASKALMQLVMNPFVGPLTNRIGYHIPMFAGFVVMFLSTIMFAFSETYILLFLARMLQGIGSSFSSVAGLGMLASVYTDDNERGTAMGIALGGLALGVLFGAPFGSVMYEFVGKKAPFLVLACLALMDGALQLSILQPSKVSPESAQGPSLLTLLRDPYILITAGSICFANMGVAMLEPTLPIWMMQTMCSPNWQLGIAFLPASISYLIGTNLFAILANKMGRWLCSMIGMLIVGVSLICVPLAKDIYGLIGPNGGLGFAIGMVDSSMMPIMGYLVDLRHASVYGSVYAIADVAFCLGFAIGPSTGGAIVRAIGFPSLMVIIGVINILYAPLCCFLRNPTAREEKMF; via the exons ATGCCATGCTTCAATCCATTGCAATGGCTGAGAGAGTCAAGGACGCTGGTCTTGGTGGTGGTCTTTGTAGCCCTCTTACTGGACAACATGCTGCTCACTGTAGTGG TGCCTATAATCCCCAGTTTCCTGTACGCCACCGAGCTCAAGAGTGTGAACGATTCTTTAACCCACAACACAACCTCAGCTCCTGGGCAGGCTGGTTACGAAGCCGCTACTTTCTCCTCTGTCATCTCATACTATGACAACACAACAATCATCCTCACAGACGACACTGTCAACAGCACCAGCAGGGACTTTAGCAGGACTGTCAATGGCTCTCTGCTGACAGAAGAGGGCTCAGCGGTCAGAGACAGAGACTGCGTAAAAAACAATGACATCCTCATGGAGGAGAATGTCCGGGTCGGGCTCCTGTTCGCCTCCAAAGCTTTAATGCAGCTTGTTATGAATCCATTTGTTGGACCTCTTACTAACAG GATTGGATACCACATTCCGATGTTTGCTGGCTTTGTGGTCATGTTCCTATCGACAATAA TGTTTGCTTTCTCTGAAACCTACATCTTGCTGTTCTTGGCACGAATGCTTCAAGGAATCGGCTCGTCCTTCTCATCTGTTGCAG GTCTTGGCATGCTGGCCAGTGTTTACACGGATGACAATGAAAGAGGGACGGCCATGGGGATTGCTCTGGGAGGACTGGCTCTGGGTGTGCTCT TTGGAGCCCCCTTTGGAAGTGTGATGTACGAATTTGTTGGGAAGAAAGCTCCCTTCCTGGTTCTGGCCTGCTTAGCGCTGATGGATGGAG CATTGCAGCTTTCTATACTTCAGCCTTCGAAGGTTTCTCCCGAG tctgcaCAGGGCCCGTCTTTATTAACCCTGTTACGGGATCCGTATATTCTCATTACTGCAG GGTCCATATGCTTTGCCAACATGGGGGTTGCAATGTTGGAACCAACACTGCCAATATGGATGATGCAGACCATGTGCTCTCCAAACTGGCAGCtcg GTATTGCTTTTCTCCCAGCGAGTATATCGTACCTCATTGGCACAAACCTGTTTGCTATACTTGCTAACAAAATGGGAAG GTGGCTCTGCTCCATGATTGGCATGTTGATTGTGGGTGTTAGTCTCATCTGT GTCCCCTTAGCAAAAGATATCTACGGACTCATTGGTCCAAATGGGGGTCTTGGTTTTGCAATCG GTATGGTGGACTCCTCAATGATGCCCATTATGGGATATCTGGTGGACCTTCGCCATGCGTCTGTGTATGGGAGTGTCTATGCCATTGCGGATGTTGCCTTTTGCCTCGGATTTGCAATTG GTCCTTCCACTGGTGGAGCGATTGTTAGAGCCATAGGGTTTCCAAGCCTCATGGTAATAATTGGGGTTATTAATATATTGTACGCACCCTTGTGCTGCTTCTTAAGGAACCCAACAGCAAGAGAAGAAAAAATG TTCTGA
- the LOC117966449 gene encoding chromaffin granule amine transporter-like isoform X1, whose amino-acid sequence MPCFNPLQWLRESRTLVLVVVFVALLLDNMLLTVVVPIIPSFLYATELKSVNDSLTHNTTSAPGQAGYEAATFSSVISYYDNTTIILTDDTVNSTSRDFSRTVNGSLLTEEGSAVRDRDCVKNNDILMEENVRVGLLFASKALMQLVMNPFVGPLTNRIGYHIPMFAGFVVMFLSTIMFAFSETYILLFLARMLQGIGSSFSSVAGLGMLASVYTDDNERGTAMGIALGGLALGVLFGAPFGSVMYEFVGKKAPFLVLACLALMDGALQLSILQPSKVSPESAQGPSLLTLLRDPYILITAGSICFANMGVAMLEPTLPIWMMQTMCSPNWQLGIAFLPASISYLIGTNLFAILANKMGRWLCSMIGMLIVGVSLICVPLAKDIYGLIGPNGGLGFAIGMVDSSMMPIMGYLVDLRHASVYGSVYAIADVAFCLGFAIGPSTGGAIVRAIGFPSLMVIIGVINILYAPLCCFLRNPTAREEKMAVLNHECPMPTESYRTQNTCHGFPLSGESFDEESQE is encoded by the exons ATGCCATGCTTCAATCCATTGCAATGGCTGAGAGAGTCAAGGACGCTGGTCTTGGTGGTGGTCTTTGTAGCCCTCTTACTGGACAACATGCTGCTCACTGTAGTGG TGCCTATAATCCCCAGTTTCCTGTACGCCACCGAGCTCAAGAGTGTGAACGATTCTTTAACCCACAACACAACCTCAGCTCCTGGGCAGGCTGGTTACGAAGCCGCTACTTTCTCCTCTGTCATCTCATACTATGACAACACAACAATCATCCTCACAGACGACACTGTCAACAGCACCAGCAGGGACTTTAGCAGGACTGTCAATGGCTCTCTGCTGACAGAAGAGGGCTCAGCGGTCAGAGACAGAGACTGCGTAAAAAACAATGACATCCTCATGGAGGAGAATGTCCGGGTCGGGCTCCTGTTCGCCTCCAAAGCTTTAATGCAGCTTGTTATGAATCCATTTGTTGGACCTCTTACTAACAG GATTGGATACCACATTCCGATGTTTGCTGGCTTTGTGGTCATGTTCCTATCGACAATAA TGTTTGCTTTCTCTGAAACCTACATCTTGCTGTTCTTGGCACGAATGCTTCAAGGAATCGGCTCGTCCTTCTCATCTGTTGCAG GTCTTGGCATGCTGGCCAGTGTTTACACGGATGACAATGAAAGAGGGACGGCCATGGGGATTGCTCTGGGAGGACTGGCTCTGGGTGTGCTCT TTGGAGCCCCCTTTGGAAGTGTGATGTACGAATTTGTTGGGAAGAAAGCTCCCTTCCTGGTTCTGGCCTGCTTAGCGCTGATGGATGGAG CATTGCAGCTTTCTATACTTCAGCCTTCGAAGGTTTCTCCCGAG tctgcaCAGGGCCCGTCTTTATTAACCCTGTTACGGGATCCGTATATTCTCATTACTGCAG GGTCCATATGCTTTGCCAACATGGGGGTTGCAATGTTGGAACCAACACTGCCAATATGGATGATGCAGACCATGTGCTCTCCAAACTGGCAGCtcg GTATTGCTTTTCTCCCAGCGAGTATATCGTACCTCATTGGCACAAACCTGTTTGCTATACTTGCTAACAAAATGGGAAG GTGGCTCTGCTCCATGATTGGCATGTTGATTGTGGGTGTTAGTCTCATCTGT GTCCCCTTAGCAAAAGATATCTACGGACTCATTGGTCCAAATGGGGGTCTTGGTTTTGCAATCG GTATGGTGGACTCCTCAATGATGCCCATTATGGGATATCTGGTGGACCTTCGCCATGCGTCTGTGTATGGGAGTGTCTATGCCATTGCGGATGTTGCCTTTTGCCTCGGATTTGCAATTG GTCCTTCCACTGGTGGAGCGATTGTTAGAGCCATAGGGTTTCCAAGCCTCATGGTAATAATTGGGGTTATTAATATATTGTACGCACCCTTGTGCTGCTTCTTAAGGAACCCAACAGCAAGAGAAGAAAAAATG GCAGTTCTGAACCATGAGTGTCCCATGCCCACCGAAAGCTACAGAACCCAGAATACCTGCCACGGTTTTCCACTGAGTGGTGAAAGCTTTGATGAGGAGAGCCAAGAGTGA
- the LOC117966449 gene encoding chromaffin granule amine transporter-like isoform X3 — MPCFNPLQWLRESRTLVLVVVFVALLLDNMLLTVVVPIIPSFLYATELKSVNDSLTHNTTSAPGQAGYEAATFSSVISYYDNTTIILTDDTVNSTSRDFSRTVNGSLLTEEGSAVRDRDCVKNNDILMEENVRVGLLFASKALMQLVMNPFVGPLTNRIGYHIPMFAGFVVMFLSTIMFAFSETYILLFLARMLQGIGSSFSSVAGLGMLASVYTDDNERGTAMGIALGGLALGVLFGAPFGSVMYEFVGKKAPFLVLACLALMDGALQLSILQPSKVSPESAQGPSLLTLLRDPYILITAGSICFANMGVAMLEPTLPIWMMQTMCSPNWQLGIAFLPASISYLIGTNLFAILANKMGRWLCSMIGMLIVGVSLICVPLAKDIYGLIGPNGGLGFAIGLTEATQQEV, encoded by the exons ATGCCATGCTTCAATCCATTGCAATGGCTGAGAGAGTCAAGGACGCTGGTCTTGGTGGTGGTCTTTGTAGCCCTCTTACTGGACAACATGCTGCTCACTGTAGTGG TGCCTATAATCCCCAGTTTCCTGTACGCCACCGAGCTCAAGAGTGTGAACGATTCTTTAACCCACAACACAACCTCAGCTCCTGGGCAGGCTGGTTACGAAGCCGCTACTTTCTCCTCTGTCATCTCATACTATGACAACACAACAATCATCCTCACAGACGACACTGTCAACAGCACCAGCAGGGACTTTAGCAGGACTGTCAATGGCTCTCTGCTGACAGAAGAGGGCTCAGCGGTCAGAGACAGAGACTGCGTAAAAAACAATGACATCCTCATGGAGGAGAATGTCCGGGTCGGGCTCCTGTTCGCCTCCAAAGCTTTAATGCAGCTTGTTATGAATCCATTTGTTGGACCTCTTACTAACAG GATTGGATACCACATTCCGATGTTTGCTGGCTTTGTGGTCATGTTCCTATCGACAATAA TGTTTGCTTTCTCTGAAACCTACATCTTGCTGTTCTTGGCACGAATGCTTCAAGGAATCGGCTCGTCCTTCTCATCTGTTGCAG GTCTTGGCATGCTGGCCAGTGTTTACACGGATGACAATGAAAGAGGGACGGCCATGGGGATTGCTCTGGGAGGACTGGCTCTGGGTGTGCTCT TTGGAGCCCCCTTTGGAAGTGTGATGTACGAATTTGTTGGGAAGAAAGCTCCCTTCCTGGTTCTGGCCTGCTTAGCGCTGATGGATGGAG CATTGCAGCTTTCTATACTTCAGCCTTCGAAGGTTTCTCCCGAG tctgcaCAGGGCCCGTCTTTATTAACCCTGTTACGGGATCCGTATATTCTCATTACTGCAG GGTCCATATGCTTTGCCAACATGGGGGTTGCAATGTTGGAACCAACACTGCCAATATGGATGATGCAGACCATGTGCTCTCCAAACTGGCAGCtcg GTATTGCTTTTCTCCCAGCGAGTATATCGTACCTCATTGGCACAAACCTGTTTGCTATACTTGCTAACAAAATGGGAAG GTGGCTCTGCTCCATGATTGGCATGTTGATTGTGGGTGTTAGTCTCATCTGT GTCCCCTTAGCAAAAGATATCTACGGACTCATTGGTCCAAATGGGGGTCTTGGTTTTGCAATCG GACTGACAGAAGCAACTCAACAGGAAGTGTAA